One region of Termitidicoccus mucosus genomic DNA includes:
- a CDS encoding ABC transporter permease, whose amino-acid sequence MPALRARRALPDGPRRIEWHGRPAHVLGNFAARSAVHGRDARATRPVFPFFSEKVHPRDLAARPRGFRHPPFAPQAAPPAPRPTADLPRDRPPPGAPPGRRGHGYFPLTANPPSARHRPTREMQAVAKLETNNPRARAPRLTGWLLLAPMLAWLLLFVVAPMAILLVYSFCQRDDLGRVVHEFTWENYARVFDPIYLNILGRSVGYAAITTVICIAVGFPAAWFIARQTPVMRNRLVMLVMIPFWTSFLIRTYAWITILKEQGLLNGLLQAASLTSGPIEFLYTPAAVIIGLVYAYLPFMILPIYGSAEKLDFALVEAAYDLGAGPVRVFREVIIPLTRPGIAAGTLLTFVPAIGMFAITDLMGGAKVPMIGNVIQKQFGGARNAPFGAALGVIFTLLFILAYILVQRRGTRVSKAKAHKT is encoded by the coding sequence ATGCCTGCGCTACGTGCCCGCCGGGCGCTGCCCGACGGTCCGCGCCGGATTGAGTGGCATGGGCGTCCCGCCCATGTGCTTGGAAATTTTGCGGCGCGGAGCGCCGTCCACGGGCGGGACGCCCGTGCCACCCGACCCGTGTTTCCCTTCTTTTCCGAAAAAGTCCATCCTCGCGACCTCGCCGCGCGCCCGCGCGGCTTCCGCCACCCGCCGTTCGCTCCGCAAGCAGCGCCGCCTGCGCCGCGGCCGACCGCCGACCTTCCGCGTGACCGCCCCCCGCCCGGCGCACCTCCCGGGCGGCGCGGCCACGGCTATTTTCCCCTGACCGCCAATCCGCCGTCCGCGCGCCACCGACCGACACGAGAGATGCAAGCCGTCGCCAAGCTCGAAACCAACAATCCCCGCGCCCGCGCCCCGCGCCTCACTGGATGGCTGCTCCTCGCGCCCATGCTCGCATGGCTGCTCCTCTTTGTCGTCGCCCCCATGGCGATCCTGCTCGTTTACAGCTTTTGCCAGCGCGACGACCTGGGCCGCGTCGTCCATGAGTTCACCTGGGAAAACTACGCCCGCGTCTTCGACCCCATTTACCTCAACATCCTCGGGCGCTCCGTCGGCTACGCCGCCATCACGACCGTCATCTGCATCGCCGTCGGGTTTCCCGCCGCCTGGTTTATCGCGCGCCAGACGCCCGTGATGCGCAACCGCCTCGTGATGCTCGTCATGATCCCCTTCTGGACGAGTTTCCTCATCCGCACCTACGCGTGGATCACGATCCTCAAGGAGCAGGGCCTCCTGAACGGCCTCTTGCAGGCCGCCAGCCTCACCAGCGGGCCCATCGAGTTTCTCTACACGCCGGCGGCCGTGATCATCGGCCTCGTCTATGCGTATCTTCCGTTCATGATCCTGCCCATTTACGGCAGCGCGGAAAAACTCGACTTCGCGCTCGTCGAGGCCGCCTACGATCTCGGCGCCGGCCCCGTGCGCGTCTTCCGCGAGGTCATCATCCCGCTCACGCGCCCCGGCATCGCCGCCGGCACGCTGCTCACCTTCGTGCCCGCCATCGGCATGTTCGCCATCACCGACCTGATGGGCGGCGCGAAAGTCCCGATGATCGGCAACGTCATCCAGAAACAGTTCGGCGGGGCGCGCAACGCTCCCTTCGGCGCCGCGCTCGGCGTCATCTTCACCCTCCTGTTCATCCTCGCCTACATCCTCGTCCAGCGACGCGGCACGCGCGTCTCCAAAGCCAAAGCCCACAAGACATGA
- a CDS encoding YfhO family protein gives MTLLLFVGVSGLVGLLMTLPQIVSMWELLPYSERAGTFDSRFDMASMQPAHLLGVIFPFLGGFPGWPDKHWESGLFEYWIGAFYLGALPVVSAPFAFLDLSGRRKIWAWVATAMILIGVLLSLGAHTPLYGWWHAHVPLMNRFRFPAKFLVLVVLGLLVLAALGIDTLLRRPSVTDKKNKTLTMGLGVVVMVGGLFAAALWMKPDFAVDLLGNAQAKIPEETLARAARLGLVAWGFLALAFAWTLAARKSRFPTSRLAVAGALLAFANLLVVSRQLHPAAAGGAIVAPMPVLREHLADVHYRAFSPYSAVQQYLYADPRPEIYLWARQAGSGGMWLADGVHQQYQAGTKFLKWHHLNSVIYGQNAAAANCALDWFGVKWLVQGAPWQNVLWGNASRDLRVIERATALPRFKLFDTVAVAATDSEVLSKLAAGQASPGMPLAEPACWYGAKEMRGSVPSPDAAVSGATIGRLEIELIKNSRVILRTEAAGARLLWFGDTWYPGWRAFIDGQETPIHRVNYMFMGIGVPAGQHRIEFKFVPRHFVLCTIISLSILTLALTMIAMGKTRLASARG, from the coding sequence GTGACGTTGCTGCTGTTTGTGGGTGTCAGTGGCCTTGTGGGGTTGTTGATGACGCTGCCGCAAATCGTGTCCATGTGGGAATTGCTTCCCTATTCCGAGCGCGCCGGGACGTTTGATTCGCGCTTCGACATGGCGTCCATGCAGCCGGCGCATTTGCTCGGGGTGATTTTTCCGTTTTTGGGCGGCTTTCCTGGCTGGCCGGACAAGCATTGGGAATCCGGTCTTTTTGAATATTGGATCGGCGCGTTTTACCTCGGCGCGCTGCCCGTCGTCAGTGCGCCGTTTGCCTTTCTCGATTTGAGCGGCAGGCGCAAGATCTGGGCATGGGTGGCGACGGCGATGATCCTGATCGGCGTCCTGCTGTCGCTGGGCGCGCACACGCCGCTTTACGGTTGGTGGCATGCGCACGTGCCGCTGATGAACCGCTTCCGGTTCCCGGCGAAATTTTTGGTTTTGGTTGTGCTGGGGTTGCTCGTCCTGGCGGCGCTTGGCATTGACACGTTGTTGCGCCGACCTTCCGTCACGGACAAAAAAAACAAGACGCTGACGATGGGTTTGGGCGTGGTGGTCATGGTCGGCGGTTTGTTCGCCGCCGCCTTGTGGATGAAGCCGGACTTCGCGGTGGATTTGCTGGGCAATGCGCAAGCAAAAATCCCGGAAGAAACATTAGCCCGCGCGGCCCGGCTCGGATTGGTGGCGTGGGGTTTTCTGGCTCTGGCATTCGCGTGGACGCTAGCGGCGCGCAAGTCTCGTTTCCCGACTTCGCGACTGGCGGTCGCCGGCGCGCTACTGGCGTTTGCCAATCTGCTGGTGGTTTCGCGGCAGTTGCATCCCGCCGCCGCTGGCGGCGCAATCGTCGCGCCCATGCCGGTCCTGCGCGAGCATCTGGCCGATGTGCATTACCGCGCCTTCTCGCCCTACTCCGCAGTGCAGCAATATCTTTATGCCGACCCACGCCCCGAGATTTACCTCTGGGCGCGACAGGCGGGTAGCGGCGGTATGTGGCTCGCGGACGGCGTCCACCAGCAATATCAGGCCGGCACCAAGTTTTTGAAATGGCATCACCTGAACAGTGTGATTTATGGGCAAAATGCCGCCGCCGCCAACTGTGCGCTGGACTGGTTTGGAGTCAAGTGGCTCGTCCAAGGCGCGCCGTGGCAGAATGTTTTATGGGGCAACGCATCGCGGGATTTGCGCGTTATCGAACGCGCAACCGCCCTGCCCCGGTTCAAATTATTTGACACGGTGGCAGTGGCGGCGACGGATAGCGAGGTGCTGAGCAAACTCGCCGCCGGCCAGGCTTCCCCCGGCATGCCGCTGGCCGAGCCGGCCTGCTGGTATGGCGCGAAGGAGATGCGCGGCAGCGTGCCGTCACCGGACGCCGCCGTGTCGGGCGCAACCATTGGACGGCTGGAAATCGAGTTGATAAAAAACAGCCGTGTCATTTTGCGTACCGAGGCGGCGGGCGCGCGATTGTTGTGGTTTGGCGATACTTGGTATCCCGGCTGGCGCGCTTTTATTGACGGACAGGAGACCCCCATCCATCGCGTCAACTACATGTTCATGGGCATTGGCGTTCCAGCTGGCCAGCACCGGATTGAATTCAAGTTTGTTCCGCGGCACTTCGTCCTTTGCACCATTATTTCCCTCTCCATATTGACGTTGGCGCTAACAATGATTGCGATGGGGAAAACCCGCCTCGCGAGTGCGCGGGGCTGA
- a CDS encoding ABC transporter permease: protein MHAPAASRRPVSGIKLMNRSLGVWTVLVFAFLYLPIIVLIAYSFNSSRLNLVWEGFTMKWYAALAGHAPIIRALKNTLYIGALATVFSVLIGTAGAWLLYRYRYRFARSIQALICVPMIMPEIVMGISLLIFFTVLKMELGFTTVVISHVTFCFPFVLVAVQARLDGLDPALEEAALDLGATPLQAFWLVIVPCLWPAILSGGLMAFTLSIDELIITFFTRGPTSPTLPTVVFGMVKKGLDPMINALSTVFLVTTIAFVLFSEYLRRLAAAPVNGQPKITSPHRS from the coding sequence ATGCATGCGCCAGCAGCCTCCCGTCGTCCTGTTTCCGGCATCAAGCTGATGAACCGGAGCCTCGGCGTTTGGACCGTGCTCGTGTTCGCTTTCCTCTACCTGCCGATCATCGTGCTCATCGCCTATTCGTTCAACAGCTCCCGGCTGAACCTCGTCTGGGAAGGTTTTACGATGAAGTGGTATGCGGCGCTGGCCGGCCATGCCCCCATCATCCGCGCGCTGAAAAACACGCTCTACATCGGCGCGCTCGCCACCGTGTTTTCCGTCCTCATCGGCACGGCCGGCGCGTGGCTGCTTTATCGCTACCGGTATCGCTTCGCGCGCTCGATCCAGGCGCTGATCTGCGTGCCCATGATCATGCCCGAAATCGTCATGGGCATCAGCCTGCTGATCTTTTTCACCGTGCTGAAAATGGAGCTGGGCTTCACCACGGTCGTCATCTCGCACGTGACGTTCTGCTTTCCGTTCGTGCTCGTGGCGGTGCAGGCCCGGCTCGACGGGCTCGACCCGGCGCTGGAGGAGGCCGCGCTCGACCTCGGCGCGACGCCGTTGCAGGCCTTCTGGCTGGTCATCGTGCCGTGCCTCTGGCCCGCGATTCTCAGCGGCGGGCTGATGGCGTTCACCCTGTCGATCGACGAGCTCATCATCACCTTTTTCACGCGCGGGCCGACGTCGCCGACGCTGCCGACCGTGGTTTTTGGCATGGTCAAGAAGGGCCTCGACCCCATGATCAACGCGCTGTCCACCGTGTTCCTCGTCACCACCATCGCTTTTGTCTTGTTCTCCGAATATCTGCGCCGGCTCGCCGCCGCGCCGGTGAACGGCCAACCCAAGATCACATCCCCGCATCGCTCATGA
- a CDS encoding glycosyltransferase family 39 protein, producing MNDNSDNAPSIPLSAEAPSSLSASAPGGGAIVGGGADTAARRYRWRVAICMATLVVSAFMLFYNLGRYSLWGDEALTALKGTGVMETGDTTAVLKNGNIIAWASGRELVGLKVRAMPPAMFYATAASFSVFGVGAWQARLPFALCGLLTVALMLWWARRASPRYLFALSLGIIGNASMFLYFRNCRYYALAVLAATVVAWCYHRWDGRKRWLAGLAAASSVLFAAHYSMYVMVYTALFVDFIVWRRRERRLAVGDWLVVWLPQIIINTAVFLIWCPLKTPTGDSLLTKSLLDRLTLWWWHLRDLNTVEYLSWPLILLAFMISAARLKKTPLPTAVPRALTAIVIMTLVLTGVTNQLTSVTSYADVRYLLPVLPLGIALTAWAVCRLSFGHIVLTVPLAVLVFFSNITHGGMFFKWSGARSTAWCYVRELLSPNPEPYRPTADWLNAHAAPGDTVYVGNGMNGCYPLMFLAPQLRYAWQLNDRSRAAFKDLPPVHIKGEVMPDWLVGFGPYVGQLQNDLRRYGAPGVNYHLAAKVDVFWPELYRPELFWRTFSPITSYDKNRDVVFIFKRAGEPGK from the coding sequence ATGAATGACAATTCCGATAACGCGCCCAGCATTCCGCTGTCAGCGGAAGCGCCATCATCACTGTCAGCGTCGGCACCCGGCGGTGGCGCTATTGTTGGCGGTGGCGCTGACACCGCCGCCCGCCGCTACCGCTGGCGCGTGGCGATTTGCATGGCCACGCTGGTAGTGTCGGCATTCATGCTGTTTTATAATCTCGGCCGCTATTCGCTGTGGGGCGACGAGGCTCTGACAGCGTTGAAGGGCACGGGCGTGATGGAGACGGGCGACACGACGGCGGTGCTGAAAAATGGCAATATCATCGCATGGGCAAGCGGGCGCGAACTGGTCGGGCTGAAAGTGCGCGCCATGCCGCCGGCGATGTTTTATGCAACGGCCGCCTCGTTCTCCGTATTCGGCGTCGGTGCATGGCAGGCACGGCTGCCATTCGCGCTGTGCGGGTTGCTGACAGTGGCGCTGATGCTGTGGTGGGCGCGCCGCGCAAGCCCGCGCTACCTGTTCGCGCTGTCGCTGGGCATCATCGGCAACGCCTCCATGTTTTTGTATTTTCGCAACTGCCGCTATTATGCGCTGGCTGTGCTGGCCGCCACGGTGGTCGCGTGGTGCTACCACCGCTGGGACGGGCGCAAACGCTGGCTCGCGGGCCTCGCCGCCGCGTCGTCGGTGCTGTTCGCCGCCCATTACTCCATGTATGTCATGGTTTACACGGCGCTGTTCGTGGATTTCATTGTGTGGCGCCGGCGGGAGCGGCGGCTCGCGGTCGGCGACTGGCTGGTTGTCTGGCTGCCGCAGATTATTATTAACACCGCTGTTTTCCTGATTTGGTGCCCCCTCAAAACTCCCACGGGCGACTCCTTGCTAACCAAAAGCCTGCTCGACCGGTTGACGCTGTGGTGGTGGCATTTGCGCGACCTCAACACGGTTGAATATCTCTCGTGGCCGCTGATTCTGCTTGCGTTCATGATCAGCGCGGCGCGGCTGAAAAAAACACCGCTTCCAACCGCCGTTCCGCGGGCGCTGACCGCCATTGTGATAATGACGCTGGTGTTGACCGGCGTCACCAACCAACTTACCAGCGTCACCTCATACGCCGACGTGCGCTACCTGCTTCCCGTGCTGCCGCTCGGCATCGCATTGACTGCGTGGGCCGTGTGCCGCCTGTCGTTTGGGCATATAGTGCTGACGGTGCCGCTGGCGGTACTGGTGTTTTTCAGCAATATCACCCACGGCGGCATGTTTTTCAAATGGAGCGGTGCTCGTTCGACCGCGTGGTGCTATGTCAGGGAACTCCTTTCGCCAAATCCCGAACCCTACCGCCCTACCGCTGATTGGCTCAACGCCCACGCCGCCCCCGGCGACACGGTGTATGTCGGCAACGGTATGAACGGATGTTATCCACTAATGTTTTTGGCGCCACAGTTGCGCTATGCGTGGCAACTCAACGACCGTTCCCGGGCCGCATTCAAAGATTTGCCGCCCGTGCATATAAAGGGCGAGGTTATGCCGGACTGGCTTGTCGGCTTCGGACCGTATGTCGGGCAGCTGCAAAACGACCTGAGGCGATATGGCGCGCCGGGCGTGAATTATCACTTGGCGGCCAAAGTGGATGTGTTCTGGCCGGAATTATATCGTCCGGAATTATTCTGGCGGACATTCAGTCCCATCACCAGCTATGATAAGAATCGGGATGTGGTGTTCATCTTCAAACGGGCCGGCGAGCCGGGAAAATAG
- a CDS encoding class I SAM-dependent methyltransferase: protein MNPDEYTNLNRLEGAHWYYAGKREIVRYWLNYFHPMATSATLLDCGAGTGAFAAEMSAASGTTDAGRCKVVALDDHDESLEILRVKLGAENVVRGDCTHIPMADAFCDYLTALDVIEHIPDDVGAVKEFVRVLKPGGLAVITVPALQCLWSDWDLSLHHQRRYDRRQLTALLQAAGLEVLHVNYINVAAFPAVWFIRKRRAQGKQANTRRMEDSLPSPVINRILKMLFVMPACQRLVPFPFGVGLLAVAKKL from the coding sequence ATGAACCCCGATGAATATACCAACTTGAACCGGCTGGAGGGCGCGCATTGGTATTACGCTGGCAAGCGCGAAATTGTGCGTTACTGGCTGAATTATTTTCACCCCATGGCCACATCGGCGACGCTGCTGGACTGCGGCGCCGGCACGGGCGCGTTTGCAGCGGAAATGTCCGCCGCCAGCGGCACAACCGACGCGGGCCGGTGCAAGGTAGTGGCGCTGGATGATCATGACGAGTCGCTGGAAATTTTGCGTGTAAAACTGGGCGCGGAAAATGTCGTGCGCGGGGATTGCACACACATCCCGATGGCGGATGCGTTTTGTGATTATTTGACCGCGCTGGATGTCATTGAGCACATCCCCGACGACGTCGGGGCGGTGAAGGAATTTGTGCGCGTCTTGAAACCGGGTGGGCTGGCGGTGATTACCGTGCCGGCACTGCAATGTTTGTGGAGCGACTGGGACTTGTCGTTGCACCATCAGCGACGGTATGACCGGCGGCAGTTGACCGCGCTGCTGCAAGCGGCGGGGCTGGAGGTTTTGCACGTCAATTATATAAACGTGGCGGCGTTCCCGGCGGTGTGGTTCATCAGGAAAAGACGGGCGCAGGGAAAACAGGCCAACACGCGGCGCATGGAGGATTCGCTGCCGTCACCGGTTATAAACAGGATTCTGAAAATGCTGTTCGTGATGCCGGCCTGCCAGCGGCTGGTTCCGTTTCCCTTTGGCGTCGGCCTGCTGGCGGTGGCGAAAAAATTATGA
- a CDS encoding glycosyltransferase has protein sequence MIGNKNICVVMPAYNAGKTLEQTVAAIDRTVADEIIVVDDGSHDDTREVARRLGVGYVFHRTNHGYGGNQKTCYAFALGTKADVVVMVHPDYQYEPRLLPALAGMVASGVYDAAIASRILGRGALKGGMPLYKYISNRALTLFQNLLLGLKLSEYHTGYRAFSRRVLETLPLLANSDDFVFDNQMLAQCRAWDFEIAEISCPTKYFPEASSINFARSVKYGFGVLRVSIGFRLLRMGLARPEYLDRARAGGGRLEAAMELVRERVLETNLPVEWKSFPVQPESL, from the coding sequence ATGATTGGTAATAAGAACATTTGCGTAGTGATGCCGGCTTACAATGCCGGCAAAACCCTTGAGCAAACGGTCGCCGCCATTGACCGCACGGTGGCGGATGAAATCATTGTCGTGGACGATGGCAGCCATGACGACACCCGCGAGGTCGCACGCCGGCTCGGCGTTGGTTATGTGTTTCATAGAACCAACCACGGTTACGGAGGCAACCAGAAGACTTGTTATGCCTTCGCGCTGGGGACCAAGGCGGACGTGGTGGTCATGGTGCATCCCGATTACCAATACGAACCGCGTCTGCTGCCGGCGCTCGCGGGCATGGTGGCTTCCGGCGTGTATGACGCCGCCATCGCCTCGCGCATCCTCGGGCGCGGTGCGCTCAAGGGGGGGATGCCGCTTTACAAATACATTTCCAACCGCGCGCTGACACTGTTTCAAAACCTGTTGCTGGGCTTGAAATTGTCGGAATACCACACCGGTTACCGCGCCTTTTCACGCCGTGTGCTGGAGACGCTGCCGCTGTTGGCCAACTCGGACGATTTTGTGTTCGACAACCAAATGCTGGCACAATGCCGCGCGTGGGATTTTGAAATCGCGGAAATTTCCTGTCCGACAAAATACTTCCCGGAAGCATCGTCCATTAATTTCGCCCGCAGCGTCAAATACGGCTTCGGCGTGCTGCGGGTGAGCATCGGATTCCGGCTGTTGCGCATGGGGTTGGCCCGTCCGGAGTATCTGGATCGCGCCAGGGCTGGCGGCGGGCGGCTGGAGGCAGCGATGGAACTGGTGCGGGAGCGGGTATTGGAGACGAATCTGCCCGTGGAATGGAAATCCTTTCCCGTCCAACCTGAGTCATTATGA
- a CDS encoding glycosyltransferase family 2 protein → MSATANPEKSGNINRPPLVTVITPLWNENDAIPALVAALRRLFQDTSADWEWLAVDDGSSDDTAARVRGEMRGMARARLVCLTRNFGQQAAYRAGLDHAAGDAVVFLDADLQDPPEVIPEMLARWREGARLVVGRRRSRPERGVRGLLLRGFHVVFGRLTNNVMPHDSGTFGLMDRLVVEELKRLPERNLFLPALRCWLGYKQAEVWYDRHERAGAPKQTYAKLFNYAWNGITSFSEIPLRFISWLGVTLCVFATLCAALIFAQRVGQWFGWWTDRLVVGFTTQTIGIFFLGGVQLLCIGIVGEYLARIYREIKGRPHYLVERVEEAHDRDVLKHE, encoded by the coding sequence ATGAGCGCAACTGCAAATCCGGAAAAATCTGGCAATATAAACCGCCCGCCGCTGGTCACGGTGATCACGCCGTTGTGGAATGAAAACGACGCGATCCCCGCGCTCGTTGCCGCGCTACGGCGGTTGTTTCAGGACACCTCGGCCGATTGGGAATGGCTGGCCGTGGACGACGGCAGCAGTGACGATACCGCGGCGCGCGTGCGCGGGGAGATGCGCGGCATGGCGCGCGCGCGACTGGTCTGCCTGACGCGCAATTTTGGCCAGCAGGCCGCCTACCGCGCGGGGCTGGACCATGCGGCCGGTGACGCCGTGGTTTTTCTCGATGCCGATTTGCAAGATCCGCCCGAAGTCATCCCCGAAATGCTTGCGCGCTGGCGCGAGGGCGCACGGCTGGTCGTCGGACGGCGCCGCTCGCGCCCGGAGCGCGGCGTGCGTGGGTTGTTGCTGCGGGGTTTTCATGTGGTCTTCGGGCGGCTGACCAACAACGTGATGCCCCATGACAGCGGCACGTTTGGACTGATGGATCGCTTGGTGGTGGAGGAATTGAAACGGCTACCCGAACGCAATTTGTTTTTGCCGGCGCTGCGTTGCTGGCTCGGATACAAACAGGCAGAGGTCTGGTATGACCGCCACGAACGGGCGGGCGCGCCGAAGCAGACTTACGCAAAACTGTTCAACTACGCCTGGAACGGCATCACCAGTTTCAGCGAAATCCCGCTGCGCTTCATCTCGTGGCTCGGCGTGACACTGTGCGTGTTCGCCACGCTGTGCGCCGCGCTGATTTTCGCGCAGCGCGTCGGCCAGTGGTTCGGCTGGTGGACCGACCGCCTCGTCGTCGGCTTTACCACGCAAACCATCGGCATCTTTTTTCTCGGCGGCGTGCAACTCCTCTGCATCGGCATCGTCGGCGAATATCTGGCGCGGATTTATCGCGAAATCAAGGGCCGTCCGCACTATCTCGTGGAGCGGGTCGAAGAGGCACACGACCGGGATGTTTTAAAACATGAATGA
- a CDS encoding SDR family oxidoreductase, translating into MKTCIQKAFLVGATSGIAQALAERLAASGAALFLAGRSGGKLDLMARDLRLRHGARVETLAVEFEKTEGHAGAVRRAWEWLGGADASFVCHGALIDQKVCERDFGEATRSFQINLLSAASFAGEIANRMEAAGHGTLVVISSVAGDRGRQSNYAYGAAKAGLTAFLQGLRNRLFPSGARVLTVKPGYVDTPMAAHIRSSLKVSADRAARDILCAAEKGCDTLYTPWFWRPIMLVVRLIPEYVFKRMKL; encoded by the coding sequence ATGAAAACATGCATTCAAAAAGCATTTCTCGTCGGCGCCACCTCCGGTATTGCGCAAGCGTTGGCCGAACGGCTCGCGGCCTCGGGCGCGGCGCTGTTTCTGGCGGGCCGTTCCGGGGGGAAACTCGACCTCATGGCGCGCGATTTGCGGCTGCGCCACGGCGCGCGGGTGGAGACGCTGGCGGTGGAGTTCGAAAAGACGGAGGGCCACGCTGGCGCGGTGCGTCGTGCATGGGAATGGCTGGGCGGCGCGGACGCGTCCTTCGTCTGCCACGGCGCGCTCATTGACCAGAAAGTATGCGAACGGGATTTTGGCGAGGCGACGCGCTCCTTTCAAATTAACCTGCTGAGCGCGGCTTCCTTCGCTGGCGAAATCGCCAACCGCATGGAAGCCGCCGGGCACGGCACGCTGGTGGTGATTTCCTCGGTGGCGGGCGATCGCGGACGCCAGAGCAACTACGCCTACGGCGCGGCCAAGGCCGGACTGACCGCCTTTCTCCAAGGACTGCGCAACCGCCTGTTCCCATCGGGCGCGCGGGTGCTGACAGTGAAGCCGGGCTACGTGGACACGCCGATGGCCGCGCACATCCGCAGCTCGCTGAAGGTGTCCGCCGACCGAGCGGCCCGCGATATCTTGTGCGCGGCGGAAAAAGGTTGCGACACACTCTACACGCCGTGGTTCTGGCGCCCCATCATGCTGGTTGTGCGCCTGATTCCCGAATACGTTTTCAAACGGATGAAATTATGA
- a CDS encoding polyamine ABC transporter substrate-binding protein has product MKKHRILTRTAALAAVALAAFAATSCAPRATDKEVNIFAWSEYIPQAVLDGFTKETGIKVNYETFSSGEEMLAKVLAGGTAYDLVQPCDYIAEAMVRENLLVPLDYAKLPNFKHILPEFQKLPYDPEQKFTVPYMVSTVGIVVNTEKVKDPIRGYGDVFQEKNKGRIVVVDDGRELVSWAFATLGIGINDITPDTLAKARPVLEKWVKLVKVFDSDSPKTSLTNGDVDIGIVWGGEAAILWKENKKFHYVLPVEGTHSFVDAFAISNKSKNLDAAHKFLDYILRPEVSVLISRDFPYTNPNGGARKLLDPDELANPASYPPKGLYEIFRHIGKSSEDIDALYTDLKNAAK; this is encoded by the coding sequence ATGAAAAAACACCGCATCCTCACCCGCACCGCCGCCCTCGCCGCGGTGGCGCTCGCCGCCTTCGCGGCCACCTCGTGCGCCCCCCGTGCCACTGACAAGGAAGTCAATATCTTCGCCTGGTCGGAATACATCCCGCAGGCGGTGCTCGACGGTTTCACGAAGGAAACCGGCATCAAGGTCAACTACGAGACATTCTCCTCCGGCGAGGAAATGCTCGCGAAAGTCCTCGCCGGCGGCACGGCCTACGACCTCGTGCAGCCCTGCGACTACATCGCCGAGGCGATGGTCAGGGAAAACCTCCTCGTGCCGCTCGACTACGCAAAACTGCCCAACTTCAAGCACATCCTCCCCGAGTTCCAAAAACTCCCCTACGACCCCGAGCAAAAATTCACCGTGCCCTACATGGTCAGCACCGTCGGCATCGTCGTGAACACCGAAAAAGTCAAGGACCCCATCCGCGGCTACGGCGATGTTTTCCAGGAGAAAAACAAGGGCCGCATCGTCGTGGTGGACGACGGGCGCGAACTCGTCTCCTGGGCCTTCGCCACCCTCGGCATCGGCATCAACGACATCACGCCCGACACCCTCGCGAAGGCGCGCCCCGTGCTCGAAAAATGGGTCAAGCTCGTCAAGGTCTTCGACTCCGACAGCCCGAAGACATCGCTGACCAACGGCGACGTTGACATCGGCATCGTCTGGGGCGGCGAGGCCGCCATCCTCTGGAAGGAAAACAAAAAATTCCACTACGTGCTCCCCGTCGAGGGCACGCACTCGTTTGTGGACGCCTTCGCCATCTCCAACAAATCGAAGAACCTCGACGCCGCGCACAAATTCCTCGACTACATCCTGCGCCCCGAGGTCAGCGTGCTCATCTCGCGCGACTTCCCCTACACCAACCCCAACGGCGGCGCCCGCAAGCTCCTCGACCCCGACGAGCTCGCCAACCCCGCCAGCTACCCGCCCAAGGGCCTCTACGAAATCTTCCGCCACATCGGCAAGAGCAGCGAGGACATCGACGCGCTCTACACCGACCTGAAGAACGCGGCCAAGTAA